One segment of Variovorax paradoxus DNA contains the following:
- a CDS encoding ABC transporter ATP-binding protein — MNAVAEDSLLDIAELHAHYGKSHILHGVNLRVAHNEVVSLLGRNGSGRSTTMKAIMGLVAPSAGRIRLQGRELAGQRPYAICRAGIAYVPEEREVFANLTVDENLRMGEQAAPPGAHRWSVQDMFDYFPRLKERRNTRAGSMSGGEQQMLTMCRSLLGNPRVMLIDEPTEGLAPKIVAQVGECIRDMHRKGVSVLLVEQKLAIALKVSTRVCVMGHGRIVFEGTPQALASNEELVAQWLAV, encoded by the coding sequence ATGAACGCCGTTGCCGAAGACAGCCTGCTCGACATTGCCGAACTGCATGCGCATTACGGCAAGAGCCACATCCTTCACGGCGTCAATCTGCGCGTGGCGCACAACGAAGTGGTCAGCTTGCTGGGTCGCAACGGCTCTGGCCGGTCCACGACGATGAAGGCGATCATGGGACTGGTGGCACCGTCGGCCGGCCGGATCCGGCTGCAGGGCCGCGAGCTCGCGGGGCAGCGGCCCTATGCCATCTGCCGCGCCGGCATCGCCTACGTGCCCGAGGAGCGCGAGGTGTTCGCCAACCTGACCGTCGACGAGAACCTTCGCATGGGCGAGCAGGCCGCGCCGCCAGGTGCGCACCGCTGGAGCGTGCAGGACATGTTCGACTACTTTCCTCGATTGAAGGAGCGCCGGAACACGCGCGCGGGCAGCATGTCCGGCGGCGAGCAGCAGATGCTCACGATGTGCCGCTCGCTGCTTGGAAACCCGCGCGTGATGCTGATCGACGAGCCCACGGAAGGGCTCGCGCCGAAGATCGTGGCCCAGGTCGGCGAGTGCATCCGCGACATGCATCGCAAGGGCGTGTCCGTGCTGCTGGTGGAGCAGAAGCTCGCCATTGCGCTGAAGGTTTCCACGCGCGTGTGCGTGATGGGGCATGGGCGCATCGTGTTCGAAGGCACGCCGCAGGCGCTGGCATCGAACGAGGAGCTCGTGGCGCAGTGGCTGGCGGTGTAG
- a CDS encoding ABC transporter ATP-binding protein, with translation MSEPILSIRGLRKSFGATEIMRGVDLDLRHAERHALIGPNGAGKSTLFHLLSGHLAPSAGEIRFDGHDIGGRSPQAINRLGLARSFQITNIFPKLSVFENIRLAVMRPHGVQYTFWKVMARDQAIRRETQRLLELVRLTARASTLAGEMAYSEQRSLEIAMTLACDPKLILLDEPMAGMATEETHYTAQLIREVTQGRTLVIVEHDMDVVFSLSDRISVLVYGQVIATGTPEEIRNDPRVKEAYLGEEVSA, from the coding sequence ATGAGCGAACCGATTCTCAGCATTCGCGGCCTGCGCAAATCGTTCGGCGCGACCGAGATCATGCGCGGCGTCGATCTCGACCTGCGCCATGCCGAACGGCACGCCTTGATCGGGCCCAACGGCGCAGGCAAGTCGACGTTGTTCCACCTGTTGTCGGGTCACCTCGCGCCGAGCGCCGGCGAGATCCGCTTCGATGGGCACGACATCGGGGGACGCTCGCCGCAAGCCATCAACCGGCTCGGCCTGGCGCGCTCCTTTCAGATCACCAACATCTTCCCGAAGCTGAGCGTGTTCGAGAACATCCGCCTGGCTGTCATGCGTCCGCACGGCGTGCAGTACACCTTCTGGAAGGTCATGGCGCGCGACCAGGCGATCCGCCGCGAGACGCAGCGGCTGCTCGAACTGGTCCGCCTGACAGCAAGAGCATCGACGCTTGCGGGCGAGATGGCGTACTCCGAGCAGCGCTCGCTGGAGATCGCCATGACGCTCGCGTGCGATCCCAAGCTGATCCTGCTGGACGAGCCGATGGCCGGCATGGCCACCGAGGAAACCCATTACACGGCGCAGCTGATCCGTGAGGTCACCCAGGGGCGCACGCTGGTGATCGTGGAGCACGACATGGACGTGGTGTTCTCGCTGAGCGACCGCATCAGCGTGCTGGTCTACGGTCAGGTGATCGCGACCGGCACGCCCGAAGAGATCCGGAACGACCCACGCGTCAAGGAAGCCTACTTGGGCGAAGAGGTGAGCGCATGA
- a CDS encoding branched-chain amino acid ABC transporter permease translates to MRAVSISVFAVAAVGVATLFALPFLLSQGLLNAAVQMLIAALFASAYNLLCGQAGMLSFGHAAYFGVGAFGTVHAMNAIGGAGLLPTPLLPLVGAAFGLVFGAVAGWFATQRTGTYFAMITLAIAELVHSLAPHLKGLFGGEAGVSTMRMPAWGFDFGSTTQVYYLTLGWALLCVGLLYFFTHTPLGRLVYGLRENSHRLRFLGYNVHGLGIAVFAISAMFSGVAGALQVMSNESANYVVFDPGLSAAVILNSYIGGVKMFLGPALGAALMTFFGYAVSDLTQSWLLYQGILFVLVMMFMPAGLAGLPGTLSRLRQRFGLARAMPLVLLSMGAAILLSLGGAFAIELLQRLFSQDYRSAVRLHPGEAWPPVMLLSREWSPASMATWSVPLLLFAAGLLLAWLARRRGAALEGGQAESLPPGLAVPRTEGAA, encoded by the coding sequence ATGAGGGCAGTTTCGATTTCTGTCTTCGCGGTTGCCGCTGTGGGTGTGGCGACGCTGTTCGCGTTGCCGTTCCTGCTGTCGCAGGGTCTGCTGAACGCTGCGGTGCAGATGCTGATCGCAGCCTTGTTCGCAAGCGCCTACAACCTGTTGTGCGGCCAGGCCGGGATGCTCTCGTTCGGCCACGCAGCGTACTTCGGCGTCGGGGCGTTCGGTACCGTGCACGCCATGAATGCCATAGGCGGTGCAGGCTTGCTCCCGACGCCGCTGCTCCCACTGGTCGGAGCAGCCTTCGGGCTGGTCTTCGGTGCCGTCGCGGGCTGGTTCGCGACCCAGCGAACAGGCACGTACTTCGCGATGATCACACTGGCCATTGCCGAGCTGGTGCATTCGCTCGCGCCGCACCTGAAGGGGCTTTTCGGTGGGGAGGCCGGGGTGTCCACCATGCGCATGCCGGCATGGGGGTTCGACTTCGGCTCCACCACGCAGGTCTACTACCTCACGCTCGGCTGGGCGCTGCTGTGCGTCGGGCTGCTGTACTTCTTCACGCACACGCCGCTCGGGCGGCTGGTCTACGGGTTGCGCGAGAACAGCCACCGGCTGCGCTTCCTCGGCTACAACGTGCACGGGCTGGGCATCGCGGTGTTCGCGATCTCGGCCATGTTCTCCGGCGTTGCCGGCGCACTGCAGGTCATGTCGAACGAGTCGGCGAACTACGTGGTGTTCGACCCCGGCCTGTCGGCGGCGGTGATCCTCAACAGCTACATCGGGGGCGTGAAGATGTTCCTGGGGCCGGCGCTCGGCGCAGCGCTCATGACCTTCTTCGGGTATGCGGTCTCGGATCTGACGCAATCGTGGCTCCTCTACCAGGGCATCCTGTTCGTGCTGGTGATGATGTTCATGCCGGCCGGGCTGGCGGGCCTGCCCGGCACGCTGAGCCGGTTGCGCCAACGCTTCGGGCTCGCACGCGCGATGCCGCTGGTGTTGCTGTCGATGGGAGCGGCAATCCTGCTGAGCCTGGGCGGTGCTTTCGCGATCGAGCTGCTGCAGCGCCTCTTCTCGCAAGACTACCGATCGGCGGTGCGGCTGCATCCGGGCGAGGCATGGCCGCCGGTGATGCTGCTGTCGCGCGAATGGTCTCCGGCTTCGATGGCGACATGGTCCGTGCCTCTGCTGCTGTTCGCCGCCGGACTGCTTCTCGCGTGGCTCGCGCGTCGACGCGGCGCCGCGCTCGAAGGCGGCCAGGCCGAGAGTCTGCCGCCCGGCCTCGCGGTGCCCCGCACGGAGGGTGCCGCATGA
- a CDS encoding branched-chain amino acid ABC transporter permease → MDQFLVSLMNGVIYGLLLFMVSAGLTLIFGMMGVLNFAHASFYMLGAYFAYTLQDLIGFWGAVLVSPVLVGLVGVAVERFFLRRVHQYGHAHELLLTFGLSFIVAESIKLFFGNFPVDYRIPAALDVPAFAIGGAQYPVYRLLMGGIAIAMFIVIYLLLTRTRVGIVVRSAIYKPRMAEALGHNVPLVFMGVFGVGAALAGLAGAVAGAFYTTNPNMALELGVMVFVVVVVGGLGSLGGAMLASLLIGVVTSLAVSVDRSLADLFALVGAGAWARDVGGLLTLKISSLSATIPFALMLLILLVRPGGLMGEKV, encoded by the coding sequence ATGGACCAGTTCCTCGTCTCGCTCATGAACGGCGTCATCTACGGCCTGCTGCTGTTCATGGTGTCCGCCGGTCTCACGCTCATCTTCGGAATGATGGGCGTGCTCAACTTCGCGCACGCCTCGTTCTACATGCTGGGTGCCTACTTCGCGTACACCCTGCAGGACCTCATCGGCTTCTGGGGCGCGGTGCTGGTGTCGCCCGTGCTGGTGGGTCTGGTGGGTGTCGCGGTAGAGCGCTTCTTCCTGCGGCGCGTGCACCAGTACGGACACGCCCACGAACTGCTGCTGACGTTCGGGCTGTCGTTCATCGTGGCGGAATCGATCAAGCTGTTCTTCGGCAACTTTCCGGTCGACTACCGCATTCCGGCCGCGCTCGACGTTCCAGCGTTCGCCATCGGCGGCGCGCAGTATCCGGTCTACCGGCTGCTGATGGGAGGCATCGCCATCGCGATGTTCATCGTGATCTACCTGCTCCTGACGCGCACACGCGTGGGCATCGTGGTGCGTTCCGCAATCTACAAGCCGCGGATGGCAGAAGCGCTCGGTCACAACGTGCCGCTGGTGTTCATGGGCGTCTTCGGCGTCGGGGCTGCGCTGGCAGGACTGGCCGGCGCGGTGGCGGGGGCCTTCTACACGACCAACCCCAACATGGCGCTGGAACTGGGCGTGATGGTGTTCGTGGTGGTGGTCGTCGGCGGCCTCGGTTCGCTGGGTGGTGCAATGCTCGCGTCGCTGCTCATCGGCGTGGTCACGTCGCTGGCGGTGAGCGTCGACCGCAGCCTTGCCGATCTGTTCGCGCTGGTCGGCGCGGGCGCGTGGGCGCGCGACGTGGGCGGCCTGCTGACGCTGAAGATTTCCAGCCTCTCGGCTACCATTCCTTTCGCATTGATGCTGCTGATCCTGCTGGTACGCCCGGGCGGGCTCATGGGCGAGAAGGTCTGA
- a CDS encoding tannase/feruloyl esterase family alpha/beta hydrolase, which translates to MAIPAASIGLPTSGASVTSARSVAASGTGAAAVPAYCEVSGKIAPVDPGAPNILFQVGLPESWNQKIVMFGGGGFDGTIPNVKANVPNGPVDKPTPLGRGYATFASDSGHQANALGSQDGRFGLNDEAVRNFGGDVLKKTRDTALAIIKARYAAAPVKSYFAGGSTGGREALAAIQRWPADWDGAIAWYPAWNDAAALLGGHRMSRALAQPGAYPNAAKRLVLYEAAMETCDALDGVVDGLISNQTLCNARFDPSTATLRGVAVRCPGGADTGNTCLSDAQIGAMNSINTATSFRFPLASGETQYPGYNIWGADTGISSWTSPLEPTVTFLAFGASQPARPMPANAPYISVLTDQWIKYFVTRDAAYDSLSLDPENPGPWAGRISALSTQLDTSTDISAFQAKGGKLLLAHGLADVLVSTRATEQYYQRLQSSMGPSQVDTFVRYYEVPGLGHAVSSVFNATWDSLTALDQWSVNGTAPVGQVTTDTAGVPGRTRPLCDYPKWPQYKGAGDVNVASSFTCVN; encoded by the coding sequence ATGGCCATTCCTGCGGCGTCCATCGGCCTGCCCACTTCAGGCGCAAGTGTCACGTCCGCCAGGTCGGTGGCCGCGAGCGGCACCGGTGCGGCAGCCGTGCCGGCTTACTGCGAGGTGTCCGGAAAGATCGCGCCGGTCGACCCGGGCGCACCGAACATCCTGTTCCAGGTTGGCCTGCCGGAGAGCTGGAACCAGAAGATCGTCATGTTCGGTGGCGGTGGCTTTGACGGAACCATACCCAACGTGAAGGCCAACGTGCCGAACGGGCCTGTCGACAAGCCGACACCGCTGGGCCGTGGCTACGCCACGTTCGCCAGCGACTCGGGTCACCAGGCCAACGCACTCGGCTCGCAGGACGGCCGGTTCGGGCTGAACGACGAGGCGGTGCGCAACTTTGGCGGCGACGTGTTGAAGAAGACGCGCGATACGGCCCTCGCGATCATCAAGGCGCGCTACGCCGCTGCGCCGGTCAAATCGTACTTTGCAGGCGGGTCGACTGGCGGCCGCGAGGCGCTGGCCGCGATCCAGCGCTGGCCTGCGGATTGGGACGGCGCCATCGCGTGGTACCCGGCATGGAACGATGCGGCAGCGCTGCTCGGCGGCCACCGCATGAGCCGCGCGCTGGCGCAGCCCGGGGCGTATCCCAACGCCGCGAAGCGCTTGGTGCTGTACGAGGCGGCCATGGAAACCTGCGATGCGCTCGACGGTGTCGTGGATGGCCTGATCAGCAACCAGACCCTGTGCAACGCGCGCTTCGATCCCTCGACTGCCACTCTGAGAGGCGTGGCGGTACGCTGCCCCGGCGGTGCCGACACAGGCAACACGTGCCTGTCGGACGCGCAGATCGGCGCGATGAACAGCATCAACACGGCCACCAGCTTCCGCTTTCCGCTGGCGAGCGGCGAGACCCAATACCCGGGCTACAACATCTGGGGTGCCGACACAGGCATCAGCAGCTGGACGTCGCCGCTCGAGCCTACGGTGACCTTCCTGGCCTTCGGTGCGTCCCAGCCGGCGCGGCCCATGCCGGCGAATGCGCCCTACATCAGCGTGCTCACCGATCAATGGATCAAGTACTTCGTCACGCGCGATGCGGCGTACGACTCGCTGTCGCTCGACCCTGAAAATCCGGGACCATGGGCCGGTCGCATCAGCGCGCTGAGCACGCAACTGGACACGAGCACCGACATTTCGGCCTTCCAGGCGAAGGGCGGCAAGCTGCTGCTGGCCCATGGCCTGGCCGACGTGCTGGTGAGCACGCGCGCCACCGAGCAGTACTACCAGCGACTGCAATCCAGCATGGGGCCGTCGCAGGTCGACACCTTCGTCCGGTACTACGAGGTCCCAGGCCTCGGCCATGCGGTCAGCAGCGTGTTCAATGCGACCTGGGATTCGCTCACCGCGCTCGACCAGTGGTCTGTGAACGGCACGGCGCCGGTCGGGCAGGTCACCACCGATACGGCGGGGGTGCCCGGGCGCACGCGGCCTTTGTGCGACTACCCGAAGTGGCCTCAGTACAAAGGAGCCGGAGACGTCAACGTCGCGAGCTCGTTCACGTGTGTCAACTAG
- a CDS encoding hybrid sensor histidine kinase/response regulator — MNPTMAEVQNTLVWYANADGSIDTPNPQWQAFTGQHFRDYEGWGWLEAVHEDDKSMVRQRWTQSLEAATPLTLNYRLKREDGEYRHVVAHGAPVHHSGVLKQWVGFVIDSTERVRAQAARQASEERLRVLDDIGQATRHLQNADEIMAATARLLGNALGATRCAYADVDSDSDRFTIRNDWAVDGVPSSAGVYSLELFGAQATSNLRQGLHLIVNDVDAELGDEGGGRMFNAIGIKAIICAGLVKEGRLVAMMAVHQATPRRWTDADILIVSEVVDRCWAHIERTRDAAILREQDARKDEFIATLAHELRNPLAPIKYAVAIAQRQQTDEMMTSKLAVIDRQASLMARLIDDLLDISRINRGVIELRRQFAALDSLIFSALEATQASLDLKGHHVELRVAPGIDVFVDPARMVQVIGNLLTNAAKYTPMGGHIVVEGEVEGSVATIRITDSGYGMARADASKVFEMFTQLPHTKAHAQGGLGLGLSLVRKLMELHGGTVEVSSPGIGRGSTFTLKLALAEQLPESPAGGVAHVRASETLDGAAAGGLELALRGARVLVVEDNDDGREALVALLQSFGVQVEAASEGTRALQVAGQFRPEVVLLDLGLPGMDGYAVVQALRERHPEPRMAVMALTGWGASRDQERTRNAGFDAHLVKPVQPGALLQAVAKALGRVSSH, encoded by the coding sequence ATGAACCCGACCATGGCCGAGGTCCAGAACACGCTGGTGTGGTACGCGAACGCCGATGGGTCCATCGACACGCCAAATCCGCAGTGGCAAGCGTTCACCGGGCAGCATTTCAGGGACTACGAAGGTTGGGGCTGGCTCGAAGCCGTCCATGAAGACGACAAGTCGATGGTGCGTCAGCGGTGGACGCAATCCTTGGAGGCAGCCACCCCGCTGACCTTGAACTACCGGCTGAAACGCGAAGATGGCGAATACAGACACGTCGTCGCTCATGGCGCGCCTGTCCACCACTCCGGCGTCCTGAAACAGTGGGTCGGCTTTGTCATCGATTCGACCGAGAGAGTGCGCGCTCAAGCTGCGCGCCAGGCGAGCGAAGAGCGTCTGCGGGTGCTCGACGACATTGGGCAGGCCACTCGTCACCTGCAGAACGCGGACGAGATCATGGCTGCAACAGCCCGCCTTCTCGGCAATGCGCTCGGTGCCACCCGGTGTGCCTATGCAGACGTCGACAGCGACAGCGATCGCTTCACCATTCGCAATGATTGGGCGGTGGATGGAGTTCCCAGCAGTGCGGGCGTCTATTCGCTGGAGCTGTTCGGCGCGCAGGCTACTTCCAACCTTCGCCAAGGCCTGCATCTCATCGTGAACGACGTGGACGCCGAACTCGGTGACGAGGGCGGCGGCCGGATGTTCAACGCGATCGGAATCAAGGCCATCATTTGCGCAGGCCTAGTGAAGGAAGGACGGCTGGTGGCGATGATGGCTGTGCATCAGGCAACGCCACGCCGGTGGACCGACGCGGACATCCTTATCGTTTCTGAAGTGGTCGACAGGTGCTGGGCCCACATCGAGCGCACGCGCGATGCCGCCATCCTTCGGGAGCAAGACGCCAGGAAAGATGAATTCATCGCCACCTTGGCCCACGAACTGCGCAATCCCCTGGCCCCGATCAAGTACGCGGTCGCCATCGCGCAGCGCCAGCAGACCGACGAGATGATGACCTCGAAGCTGGCGGTGATAGATCGTCAAGCCAGTCTCATGGCCCGGCTGATCGACGACCTTCTGGACATATCGCGGATCAACCGGGGCGTGATCGAACTGCGACGGCAGTTCGCCGCGCTCGACTCACTGATTTTCAGTGCGCTCGAAGCAACACAGGCGTCGCTGGACCTGAAAGGCCACCATGTCGAGCTGCGCGTTGCGCCCGGCATCGATGTTTTCGTCGACCCCGCCAGAATGGTCCAGGTGATCGGCAATCTACTGACCAACGCTGCGAAATACACCCCCATGGGCGGCCACATCGTTGTCGAAGGCGAAGTGGAAGGAAGCGTGGCCACCATCAGGATCACCGATTCAGGCTACGGGATGGCGCGTGCGGACGCGAGCAAAGTCTTCGAGATGTTCACCCAACTGCCGCATACCAAAGCGCACGCGCAGGGGGGCCTCGGACTAGGCCTGTCATTGGTGCGCAAGCTGATGGAACTGCACGGTGGCACGGTAGAGGTGAGCAGTCCGGGCATCGGGCGTGGAAGCACTTTCACGCTGAAGCTCGCCCTCGCGGAACAGTTGCCCGAATCACCGGCAGGCGGCGTCGCGCACGTACGAGCAAGCGAGACGCTCGACGGTGCTGCGGCTGGCGGCCTTGAACTCGCATTGAGGGGCGCGCGTGTGCTGGTCGTCGAGGACAACGACGACGGACGCGAGGCATTGGTCGCACTGTTGCAAAGCTTCGGTGTGCAGGTGGAGGCCGCCAGCGAAGGCACACGCGCATTGCAAGTGGCCGGCCAGTTCAGGCCCGAGGTCGTGTTGCTCGACCTCGGGCTCCCCGGCATGGACGGGTATGCCGTGGTCCAGGCTTTGCGGGAGCGCCATCCGGAACCGCGCATGGCTGTCATGGCACTGACGGGTTGGGGTGCGAGCAGAGACCAGGAGCGCACGCGCAATGCGGGGTTCGACGCACATCTCGTCAAACCGGTGCAACCTGGCGCGTTGCTCCAAGCCGTCGCCAAGGCTTTGGGTCGCGTGTCTTCCCATTGA
- a CDS encoding PQQ-dependent sugar dehydrogenase, translating into MNNEVKWVPEGALADPLQASAGVEHGCRRKVISVRRQRPAAAHCLHRHRILFAPATTARTMQFPKSALIPCLLLGATHVAAQINAGALPPTPSPPFKLTKIAQFDLPWRIAFLPDGRMLVTEKTGKLYLATQSGQKLEVKGVPQVLYESQNGLLGVYLAPSFSSDAGIYLTYSEPGQEPGTSSLALARATLKLDAGNASLEDLKVVWRDPIKGKGGQVGAAVAFSPDQKFLFLTAGDRQRFTPAQDPNQPAGKILRLTLDGKPAPGNPMAGKMGAGSVAVIDPPRDTEAAKTAPVVRTHVFDGPNLTPSETWSSGHRTPYGIAFAPDGRLWELEHGPRGGDELNLIEPGKNYGWPLVSYAVNYNGVPIASPDTRPDLAKPVIYWTPVLAPGNLMFYSGSMFPKWKGSAFATGLVSHALHRIEVNGAVAKPAEHWTLGFRARAVEQAPDGALWLIEDGHDGGLYRLTSK; encoded by the coding sequence ATGAACAACGAAGTCAAATGGGTTCCCGAGGGCGCGCTGGCCGACCCGCTGCAAGCCTCGGCGGGTGTCGAACATGGGTGCAGACGCAAGGTCATCTCGGTCCGAAGGCAAAGGCCCGCCGCCGCACACTGCCTTCACCGTCACCGGATACTGTTCGCACCAGCCACCACCGCGCGAACCATGCAATTCCCGAAGTCCGCCCTCATTCCCTGCCTGCTCCTCGGTGCAACGCACGTTGCTGCGCAGATCAACGCCGGGGCCCTGCCTCCGACGCCATCGCCGCCGTTCAAGCTCACGAAGATCGCGCAGTTCGACCTGCCGTGGCGCATCGCCTTCCTGCCGGACGGGCGCATGCTGGTTACCGAGAAAACCGGCAAGCTCTATCTGGCAACTCAGTCGGGGCAGAAGCTTGAGGTCAAGGGCGTGCCGCAGGTGCTGTATGAAAGCCAAAACGGCCTGCTTGGCGTCTACCTGGCGCCGTCGTTTTCGAGCGATGCAGGCATCTACCTGACCTACTCGGAGCCCGGACAGGAGCCAGGCACCTCGAGCTTGGCGTTGGCCCGCGCGACGCTCAAGCTGGACGCGGGCAATGCCTCGCTGGAAGACCTGAAGGTCGTCTGGCGCGACCCGATCAAGGGCAAGGGTGGGCAGGTCGGCGCTGCCGTTGCCTTTTCGCCGGATCAGAAGTTCCTGTTCCTCACGGCCGGCGACCGTCAACGCTTCACACCGGCCCAAGACCCAAATCAGCCGGCTGGCAAGATCCTTCGGCTGACGCTCGATGGCAAGCCGGCGCCCGGCAACCCGATGGCGGGCAAGATGGGTGCGGGGTCGGTCGCGGTGATCGATCCGCCCAGAGACACGGAGGCTGCCAAGACCGCGCCCGTGGTGCGCACGCATGTCTTCGACGGCCCCAACCTCACGCCGTCCGAGACATGGAGCTCGGGGCATCGCACGCCCTATGGCATCGCGTTCGCACCCGATGGTCGGCTGTGGGAGCTGGAGCATGGGCCGCGCGGCGGCGACGAGCTCAATCTGATCGAGCCGGGCAAGAATTACGGCTGGCCGCTGGTCTCTTATGCGGTGAACTACAACGGGGTGCCCATCGCCAGTCCCGACACGCGGCCCGACCTCGCCAAGCCGGTCATCTACTGGACGCCCGTGCTGGCGCCGGGCAACCTGATGTTCTACAGCGGGTCGATGTTTCCGAAGTGGAAGGGCTCGGCCTTCGCGACCGGCCTCGTCAGTCACGCACTTCACCGGATCGAGGTGAACGGCGCGGTAGCGAAGCCCGCGGAGCATTGGACGCTCGGCTTTCGCGCTCGCGCCGTCGAGCAGGCGCCCGATGGCGCGTTGTGGTTGATCGAGGACGGGCACGACGGCGGCTTGTATCGCCTCACTTCGAAGTAG
- a CDS encoding 3-keto-5-aminohexanoate cleavage protein, which produces MAITQDKVIISCAVTGSVHTPTMSEHLALTPDQIAEQSIEAAEAGAAILHLHARDPLDGRPSADPKVFDQFVPRIRDATDAVINITTGGSTRMTLEERLAYPLKAKPEMCSLNMGSMNFSIHPAARRISQWKHDWEQPYVEGMEDLIFRNTFRDIKHILKVLGDDCGTRFEFECYDVGHLYNLAHFVDEGLVKGPLFIQSIYGILGGLGPDPENLVTMRTTADRLFGRGGYRFSILGAGRHQMPLLTMGAVMGGNVRVGLEDSLYLGKGQLAKSCAEQVRKIRRILEELSLEIATPDEARAMLGLKGRDAVAF; this is translated from the coding sequence ATGGCAATCACACAAGACAAGGTCATCATCTCCTGCGCGGTCACAGGCTCGGTCCATACGCCGACCATGTCGGAGCACCTGGCGCTCACGCCCGACCAGATTGCAGAGCAATCGATCGAGGCTGCCGAGGCCGGCGCCGCCATCCTGCACCTGCACGCGCGCGACCCGCTCGACGGACGGCCTTCGGCAGACCCCAAGGTGTTCGACCAGTTCGTGCCGCGCATCCGCGATGCGACCGATGCGGTCATCAACATCACGACCGGCGGCAGCACGCGCATGACGCTCGAAGAGCGCCTGGCCTATCCGCTGAAGGCGAAGCCGGAGATGTGCTCGCTGAACATGGGGTCGATGAACTTCTCCATCCATCCGGCGGCGCGGCGTATCTCGCAGTGGAAGCACGACTGGGAGCAACCGTACGTGGAGGGGATGGAGGACCTGATCTTTCGCAATACCTTCCGCGACATCAAGCACATCCTGAAGGTGCTGGGCGACGACTGCGGCACGCGCTTCGAGTTCGAGTGCTACGACGTGGGCCACCTCTACAACCTGGCGCATTTCGTTGACGAGGGTCTGGTGAAGGGGCCGCTGTTCATCCAGAGCATCTACGGCATCCTCGGCGGCCTGGGGCCGGACCCCGAGAACCTGGTGACGATGCGCACGACGGCCGACCGGCTGTTCGGCCGCGGCGGCTACCGGTTTTCCATCCTCGGGGCGGGGCGTCACCAGATGCCGCTGCTGACGATGGGCGCCGTGATGGGCGGCAACGTGCGCGTGGGGCTGGAAGACAGCCTCTACCTGGGCAAGGGGCAACTAGCGAAATCGTGCGCCGAACAGGTCCGCAAGATCCGCCGCATTCTCGAGGAACTGTCGCTGGAGATCGCGACGCCCGATGAGGCACGGGCCATGCTGGGTCTGAAGGGCCGTGATGCCGTGGCATTTTGA
- a CDS encoding SDR family NAD(P)-dependent oxidoreductase, with product MKKFLDGRVAIVTGAGSGLGKAHALALASHGARVVVNDVAGAQPGSPGRAVADEIVRAGGSAMADGGDVTDFAQMQAMVARVAGEWGRVDILVNNAGVLRDRTFAKMSLDDFRLVMEVHLMGSVNCVKAVWELMRTQKYGRIVMTTSSSGLYGNFGQSNYSAAKMALVGLMQTLALEGERQDIRVNCLAPTAATAMTEGVLAPDALARLQPASVSPGLIALVGEDAPTRTILLAGAGSFESANITMTRGVFIGGVQDAQDTEEVAAQVRARMEDIRNREGESVPGTGFEQYRLELAKAGIEVALPG from the coding sequence ATGAAGAAATTTCTGGACGGCCGGGTGGCCATCGTCACCGGCGCCGGCAGCGGGCTGGGCAAGGCCCATGCGCTGGCGCTCGCGAGCCATGGTGCGCGCGTGGTGGTGAACGACGTCGCCGGGGCGCAGCCGGGCTCGCCAGGGCGCGCCGTGGCCGATGAGATCGTGCGCGCCGGTGGGTCCGCCATGGCCGACGGCGGCGACGTGACCGACTTCGCGCAGATGCAGGCGATGGTGGCGCGCGTTGCCGGCGAATGGGGCCGTGTCGACATTCTCGTCAACAACGCGGGCGTGCTGCGCGACCGCACGTTCGCCAAGATGTCGCTCGACGACTTCCGCCTGGTGATGGAGGTGCACCTGATGGGCTCGGTGAACTGCGTCAAGGCGGTGTGGGAGCTCATGCGCACGCAGAAGTACGGCCGCATCGTGATGACGACGTCTTCGTCGGGCCTGTACGGCAACTTCGGGCAGTCGAACTACAGCGCCGCGAAGATGGCGCTGGTGGGGCTGATGCAGACGCTGGCGCTCGAAGGCGAGCGGCAGGACATTCGCGTGAACTGCCTCGCGCCGACCGCAGCAACGGCGATGACCGAAGGCGTGCTGGCACCGGATGCGCTCGCGCGGCTGCAGCCCGCCTCCGTGAGTCCGGGGCTGATCGCGCTCGTGGGCGAAGACGCGCCGACGCGCACCATCCTGCTGGCAGGCGCGGGAAGCTTCGAAAGCGCGAACATCACCATGACGCGCGGCGTGTTCATCGGCGGGGTGCAAGACGCGCAGGACACGGAAGAGGTCGCCGCCCAGGTCCGTGCCCGCATGGAGGACATCCGCAATCGCGAGGGCGAATCCGTGCCCGGCACTGGTTTCGAGCAGTACAGGCTCGAACTCGCGAAGGCCGGTATCGAGGTCGCATTGCCCGGCTGA